CAATCCCACGAAATAGAATTACCAAAAAATTTGCATTTCAAAAAGAATATGCCCCCTATATTCGAAAACTCAGAGAAAAATCTGATGGCATTTCAAAAGAAGTTCAAGTTATGAAACTTGAAATTTTAAATACGCAAACAAAAATCGGCCCCATTATTTATGTGGCCAAAGAACTTGGCACGGATGTGGATACGGTTGCAAAATATTTGATATTCTTATTTGTAAGCGTATTTGACCCTCTAGCAATTTGCCTTGTTTTTGCCACAAGCCTTGCCATAAATCTGCGTGAAAAATATCGTGGAAATGAACGCCGGATCGCCGCACATTCATTAAGCAACCCTGTTGACCACCGCCTTAAGAAAGCCAGCTAATACTTGCAAATTAAAACAAGCCGTAGTAACTCTCATGTCCATGACAAAAGGACCTATTTCACAATTTATTGAGAAAAATTTTTTGCACTTCAATGCCGCAAGCCTTGTTGACGCCGCCAAAGGCTACAACAAGCATCTTGAAAGTGGCGGCAAGATGTTTGTCACACTTGCGGGTGCGATGAGTACTGCTGAGCTTGGCATTTCATTAGCCGAAATGATCAGACAAGATAAGGTTCATGGAATTTCATGTACGGGTGCAAATTTAGAAGAAGATATTTTCAACCTCGTTGCGCACAATCACTATAAACGAATTCCTGATTACCGATCACTTAGCACTGCACAAGAACAAGAACTATTAGAACAACATTTGAATCGCGTTACAGATACTTGTATTCCCGAAGAAGAAGCAATTCGTCGTATTGAGAGAGTCGTTCTTGACGAATGGGCAAGCGCTTCAGATAAAAAAGAGAGCTATTTCCCCCATGAGTATTTATATAAAATAATCAGAAGTGAAAAATTAGTTAAGAGCTACCAAATTCCTGAAGAAAACAGCTGGCTCGTTGCCGCTTGCAAAAAGAATTTACCCATTTTTGTGCCAGGCTGGGAAGACTCAACATTAGGAAATATTTTCTCAGCTCGTTGTATTCAAAATAAACTCTCCCCCCGAGCAATGAAGAGCGGGATTGAATACATGATAAATCTTGCTGATTGGTATGAGAAAATGAGTAAACACTCTGTTGGTTTTTTTCAAATTGGTGGCGGTATTGCTGGGGATTTCCCCATTTGCGCAGTTCCCATGATGAGACAAGATCTTGAAAAAGACGTTCCGCTTTGGGGATACTTTTGCCAGATAAGTGATTCTACGACAAGCTATGGCTCTTACTCAGGTGCTGTTCCAAATGAAAAAATCACCTGGGAAAAACTCGATGCAACAACTCCCAAATTCATTATCGAATCTGATGCAACGATTGTTGCTCCTCTGATTTTTGCTTATGTTTTAGGCAAATAAGACTCCAGCTATAGACATTCTTCATGGTTAATATGCGCCCGTCGGTTGCCCCATTGCAGCTGATATGTTATGTTGTACACGAATTTAACTTGTGAGTGTGTTGCCAGATGGTCGAAGTAATTTGTATAAGTTGTAAATCACCAAAAGCCTCAATTAAATGTGGGCTTTGCGCATGTGCCATTTGCAAAAACTGCACTGAATTTCTTGATACTGAAA
This genomic stretch from Oligoflexia bacterium harbors:
- a CDS encoding deoxyhypusine synthase family protein produces the protein MTKGPISQFIEKNFLHFNAASLVDAAKGYNKHLESGGKMFVTLAGAMSTAELGISLAEMIRQDKVHGISCTGANLEEDIFNLVAHNHYKRIPDYRSLSTAQEQELLEQHLNRVTDTCIPEEEAIRRIERVVLDEWASASDKKESYFPHEYLYKIIRSEKLVKSYQIPEENSWLVAACKKNLPIFVPGWEDSTLGNIFSARCIQNKLSPRAMKSGIEYMINLADWYEKMSKHSVGFFQIGGGIAGDFPICAVPMMRQDLEKDVPLWGYFCQISDSTTSYGSYSGAVPNEKITWEKLDATTPKFIIESDATIVAPLIFAYVLGK